The Chthoniobacterales bacterium genomic interval GCGCCGGTCTCGGGGACCTTGTCGAGATTCGCGACTCCTTCGGCCTGCGCGTAGCCGTGGTGCATGAGCCAGTGCTCGCCCTCGAGCGTCGGCGTGCTGTCGGTATCGAGCGGCTCGTGGCCGTGGAAGAGGATGTGCCGCTGCTCGTGGAGGAATTTCAGGGCTGCGAGGCTCACGCCAGGAAACTGGGGGAGCGTGGCGAGCGCGGGATCGGGCCAGCGCTTCGACCAGTCGGACCGCACGAAGACGACGGAGCCCTCCGGGATGCGGCCATTGCGCTTCTCCCACGCCTCGATATCGGCGACCTGCAGGGCGTAGTTCGGGTCGGCCTTCACCTGCTCGACGATCGAAATGACGGCGAGCGGGCGCACGGCAAACGTCGGCGGCAGCTCGTCGATGGCAGGGTATTCCGGCGCCCAGTGCGCGGGCGGGTCGAGCTGCGTGCCGAGTTGATCGGTGGCGAGCGAGTAGGCCGTCGCGACGAAGCCGTCGGTCGCGTAGGCGTAGGGCTTGCCGGTCTTCGGGTCGACGGTCTGCGCGAACCGGGCCGGCCCGAAGCCAGTCCAGACGGGAATCGTCGGCGTGATCGTATGCGTGAGGTCGACGTATTTCGCCTTTTTGAGGGTGGTCTCGTAGACGCCCCAGAGACTTTGTTCCGCGCCATGAGCCGCGAGCGCGCTTCCCAGCGCCGCGATTGTCAGGATGCCAATTCGCATGTCCTGTGCCATACTCCCGGCCCGGCGAAGGCGGCAATCGTCAAAAAGAATCCCGGGAAACGATGTCCGGATGACGCTCCCTCGTTCGTCGTCATTTCAAAACCTCATGAGCACGATCCGAGTCCTTGTCGGCACCCGCAAGGGAGCATTTCTCCTCACGTCCGATGGCCAGCGCGAGCGGTGGGAGGTGAGCGGGCCGCATTTCGCCGGCTGGGAGATCTATCACCTCAAGGGATCGCCGGTGGATCCCAATCGCCTCTACGCCTCGGTTTCCAGCGGGTGGTTCGGGCAGGTGATCCAGCGCTCCGACGACGGTGGCGCCACGTGGGCGCCGGTCGGAAACGCGTTTCTCTACGACGGCGTGCCCGGCACGCATCAATGGTATGACGGCACGCAGCATCCGTGGGAATTCAAGCGCGTCTGGCATCTCGAGCCCTCGTTCACCGATCCGGACCATGTCTACGCCGGGGTGGAGGATGCCGCGCTTTTCGAGTCGAAGGACGGCGGCGCGACCTGGACCGAGCTCTCCGGCCTGCGCCAGCACGATACCGGCCCGCTCTGGCAGCCGGGAGCCGGCGGGATGTGTCTGCACACGATCCTGCTCGACCCCGTGAACGCCGGCCGGATGTTCGTTGCGATCTCGGCGGCGGGTGCATTCCGCAGCGACGATTTCGGAAAAACGTGGCGACCGATCAACAAGGGGCTCGTCTCGAATTTCATGCCGAATCCTACCGGGGAGGTCGGTCATTGCGTGCACCATATCGCGTTTCACAAGGCGAATCCGGAGACGCTCTTCATGCAGAAGCACTGGGACGTGATGCGCAGTGATGACGGTGGCAACAACTGGCGCGAGGTGAGCGGCAACCTGCCGACGGACTTCGGCTTCCCGATCGACGTGAATGCGAACGAGCCCGAGACGATCTACGTGGTGCCGATCAAGAGCGACTCCGAGCATTTTCCAATCGACGGGGCGTTGCAGGTCTGGCGCAGCCGCACGGGCGGCGGGGAGTGGGAGGCGCTCACGAAGGGGCTGCCGCAGCGGGATTGTTACGTGAACGTTCTGCGTGACGCGATGGCGGTGGATGCGCTCGATCCCTGCGGGGTGTATTTCGGCACGACCGGCGGCCAGGTCTATTGCTCCGCCGACGCGGGCGATTCCTGGAATGCCATCGTGCGCGATCTGCCGGCGGTGCTGTCGGTGGAAGTGCAGACGGTGCCATGATCCGGGTCGTCCTGCCGGCCCATCTGCGCACGCTGGCCCGAGTCGACGGCGATGTGGAGCTCGAGGTCGGAGCGCCGGTGACGATCCGCTCGGTGCTCGACGCGCTCGAGATGAAGTATCCGATGCTGCGGGGGGCGATTCGCGACCACGGCACGCTCAAGCGCCGGGCGTTTGTGCGCTTCTTTGCGTGCCAGCAGGATCTCTCGCACGATTCCGTCGACGCTCCGCTCCCGGACATCGTCGCGAGTGGCGCGGAACCGTTCGTCGTGCTCGGCGCGATCGCCGGCGGCTAGCTCGCGAGACCGCGCTATGCGCTGGCGCGGGAGGGCGGGGCATGCGATATCCTCTCGCTCTCGAAAATGGACGCGAAACTCGCCCTGCGACGGTCCTTGCGCGACCAGCCGACGCGCTGGGGCGCGGCCGTTTTCCTGGCGAAGGCGACCATGCTCCGGTGGAAGCGGGCGCTGGCCGAGCCTCCGGGGCGCCGTCCTCGCCGGCTCGCGCGCCAGCCATTGTCGCCGGATTTTCACCTCCTGGCGGAATCCCGCTCCCCGCTGTATGCCCAGATCTCTGCGGCCGAGTGGGCGTTGCAGGCGGGGAAGGTGCAGAATCTGCGACTGGCCGCCCGCGCGCTGGATGGCCTCGTCGTCCCGGCGGGCGAGGTGTTCAGCTTCTGGGCGAATGTGGGGCGCGCGACGCGGCGGCGGGGATTCGTCAATGGGCGCGAGCTGCGGGAGGGCTGCGTGATTCCCAATATCGGCGGCGGCCTTTGCCAGCTTTCGAATGCGCTCCACGACGTCGCGCTGCAGGCCGGGCTCGAGATCGTCGAGCGGCACGCCCACACCCGGCAGGTTTCGGACAGTCGGTTCGCCGGCCGCGATGCCACGGTCTTCTGGAATTACGTCGACCTGCGTTTCCGGGCGAAGGAGGACACCCGGATTGCGGCGGAATTGTCGGCCGATGAATTGATCGTGCGGCTTGCCTCGGCGACCGGCCTGCCGTCGGCGCGAGAGATTGCGCCCGGATGCGCGACGGGCCTGCGGGCGGCGGAGAGCTGCGAGACCTGCGGCAGGGCCGATTGTTTTCGGCACGCGGAGGCCGTGTCGCTGCCCCGCACCCATGGGGACGCCTGGGTGGTCGATGCGTGGATGCCCGAGCACGACGGCTGGATGTGCGCCCATCGCCAGCCGGCGGATCACCTGTTGCTGCCGATGGATGGTCGCCGGCTTGGGCTCCGCGCCTATCGCTGGTTGAGCGAGGGTTTCGCAGCCGTGCACCAGGCGCCGTTTACGGTGCTTCGGCGGTCGATCACATCCCGTCGGCTGGCGAGCCAGGGAGCGACGCGGCAGCGCGCTTTGCTCGCGATGGACGAGGCGATGGCGATCGCGCTGGCCCGCCGGATTCCGCCGCTCGCGCCGCATCTCACGATCAGCCAGAATCTCCTGCCCTTCCTCTGGCGCGACGGCTGGCTCGGGGGCCGGACATTCGACGTGCTGATGACGCGTCTGCCGCTGCACGAAATGGAGGCGCGGCTCGATCGGGCCGCCCTCGCTCGTCCGGAAAGTCCGACACTCGCCGACTTTCGAGCCCCGGCCGAAATCGTGGAATGGGAACGCCGGGCTCTCGCCGCCGCCCGGGCCTGGGTGACGCCGCACGCGGCCATCGCCACGCTCGCCGGTTCGCGCGCTCGCCCTGTGGACTGGGAAATGCCCGCCGTGTCGATCGCCCGTCGGGGCACGGAGATCGTGTTTCCTGTGAGCACCCTCGCACGCAAGGGCGCCTGCGAATTGCGCGAGGCGCTCCTCGCTCTCGAGCTGCCGCTCCGGCTTGTCGGGCCCGTGATCGAAGGGGAGGATTTCTGGCGCGACGTTCGCCTGTCCCATTCGGAAGGCGATTGGCTGGACGGCGCGGCCGCGGTGGTGCTTCCGGCATGGATCGAACATCAACCGCGGCGCTTGCTGCGGGCGCTCGCGGCGGGTGTGCCGGTGATTGCCAGCGAGGCGTGCGGGCTGACGCCGAGGCCGGGACTGACGATCGTGCCGACCGGCGATGTCGAGGCGCTGCGAATCGCGCTGGAGGCGATCGCGGAGCCTACGCGCCGTTCTCGATGTGCGAGATGATCCGGTCGCGACCGCTTTCCTTGGCTCGGTAAAGGCCGGCGTCCGCGAGGCGGATGACTTCCTCGGTCGTGACGAGTTCCGCGGGATCGAAATAGGCCAGCCCCATGCTGATCGTGACGGTGATGGAGTGGCCCTCGGATTCGATCGGCGTTCCGCGCACCGCCTCGCGCACGCGTTGGGCGATGTTGATGGCGTCGGTCGCCAGAGGGTCCGCAATGACGAGCAGGAATTCTTCCCCGCCCATGCGGCAGGCGAAATCGTCGTTACGAATGCTGCGAAGAATGCGGCGCGCCACTTCGCGCAGCACCTCGTCGCCGACGGAATGGCCGTAGGTGTCGTTGATCTTCTTGAAGAAATCGATGTCCAGCATCGCGATGCAGAAT includes:
- a CDS encoding cyclase family protein encodes the protein MAQDMRIGILTIAALGSALAAHGAEQSLWGVYETTLKKAKYVDLTHTITPTIPVWTGFGPARFAQTVDPKTGKPYAYATDGFVATAYSLATDQLGTQLDPPAHWAPEYPAIDELPPTFAVRPLAVISIVEQVKADPNYALQVADIEAWEKRNGRIPEGSVVFVRSDWSKRWPDPALATLPQFPGVSLAALKFLHEQRHILFHGHEPLDTDSTPTLEGEHWLMHHGYAQAEGVANLDKVPETGALVAIGYPKFAGGTGGYARYIAICPPDWKSGVTIADTPDAPLPKSDKPLHWDEKVGRRVR
- a CDS encoding sialidase family protein: MSTIRVLVGTRKGAFLLTSDGQRERWEVSGPHFAGWEIYHLKGSPVDPNRLYASVSSGWFGQVIQRSDDGGATWAPVGNAFLYDGVPGTHQWYDGTQHPWEFKRVWHLEPSFTDPDHVYAGVEDAALFESKDGGATWTELSGLRQHDTGPLWQPGAGGMCLHTILLDPVNAGRMFVAISAAGAFRSDDFGKTWRPINKGLVSNFMPNPTGEVGHCVHHIAFHKANPETLFMQKHWDVMRSDDGGNNWREVSGNLPTDFGFPIDVNANEPETIYVVPIKSDSEHFPIDGALQVWRSRTGGGEWEALTKGLPQRDCYVNVLRDAMAVDALDPCGVYFGTTGGQVYCSADAGDSWNAIVRDLPAVLSVEVQTVP
- a CDS encoding MoaD/ThiS family protein, translated to MIRVVLPAHLRTLARVDGDVELEVGAPVTIRSVLDALEMKYPMLRGAIRDHGTLKRRAFVRFFACQQDLSHDSVDAPLPDIVASGAEPFVVLGAIAGG
- a CDS encoding VanW family protein, whose translation is MDAKLALRRSLRDQPTRWGAAVFLAKATMLRWKRALAEPPGRRPRRLARQPLSPDFHLLAESRSPLYAQISAAEWALQAGKVQNLRLAARALDGLVVPAGEVFSFWANVGRATRRRGFVNGRELREGCVIPNIGGGLCQLSNALHDVALQAGLEIVERHAHTRQVSDSRFAGRDATVFWNYVDLRFRAKEDTRIAAELSADELIVRLASATGLPSAREIAPGCATGLRAAESCETCGRADCFRHAEAVSLPRTHGDAWVVDAWMPEHDGWMCAHRQPADHLLLPMDGRRLGLRAYRWLSEGFAAVHQAPFTVLRRSITSRRLASQGATRQRALLAMDEAMAIALARRIPPLAPHLTISQNLLPFLWRDGWLGGRTFDVLMTRLPLHEMEARLDRAALARPESPTLADFRAPAEIVEWERRALAAARAWVTPHAAIATLAGSRARPVDWEMPAVSIARRGTEIVFPVSTLARKGACELREALLALELPLRLVGPVIEGEDFWRDVRLSHSEGDWLDGAAAVVLPAWIEHQPRRLLRALAAGVPVIASEACGLTPRPGLTIVPTGDVEALRIALEAIAEPTRRSRCAR